The Nocardioides humi genome includes a region encoding these proteins:
- a CDS encoding HU family DNA-binding protein translates to MNRTDLTAAVAEATGLTTHQAAEAVAATLDGIARGVAEHGSVALPGFGTFERRDRAARSGRNPQTGEPMEIPATVAPAFKPAAAFRRQVAEGRTA, encoded by the coding sequence ATGAACCGCACCGACCTGACCGCCGCCGTCGCCGAGGCGACCGGCCTGACCACCCACCAGGCGGCCGAGGCCGTCGCGGCGACCCTCGACGGCATCGCCCGCGGCGTGGCCGAGCACGGCAGCGTCGCCCTCCCGGGCTTCGGGACCTTCGAGCGGCGTGACCGCGCGGCCCGCAGCGGCCGCAACCCGCAGACGGGCGAGCCGATGGAGATCCCGGCGACCGTCGCGCCGGCCTTCAAGCCGGCGGCGGCCTTCCGGCGGCAGGTGGCGGAGGGCCGGACCGCATGA
- a CDS encoding choice-of-anchor M domain-containing protein, with translation MRSISSLTALALASGAVAVGLAAPAAAADRPVVLDRGHIDLFEVTYDASSAGLRLQVKDDTQLHDPGATYRDPEDVTIAVDEELAALTIPEGLPPSFAFLGEPGDVVYDLPQTQDPQLPWPGWSTERLNGTLPAGTTLASGAPVQLAVEVEGPGDVHTFMNSPTGEVINHYVDSSDGGPDIIPVSANAHVHTEWIFTELGDYTLEVTPTAQVQGGGTITGTPASYHIRVGDPAPADLGVEVTANKPDATYLYGQGITLTAAPTAETDLDHYHWFIKRAGGADYVISSLSSTAELKLPTSLAWDGAQVYANLYDHAHNVVASSEPLTLHVSQLPQVTTLTAQADKASYAVGETAHFTSTQSPATGEDHFHWYVRKPGEEFSTYIPDSNQATADLPITADLQGAEVIARLFDHDHAVIAESAPVVVSLAGAAAPTPPPAAGKAVSQVGVKVKPKRITPGKRAKVKVAVTVPSAPGTPVTGKVVIRDGKRKIATGKVKANGKVVVRLPRLKAGKHTITVVYKGDAGTEGSVATQVVKVRR, from the coding sequence ATGAGAAGCATCAGCTCACTGACCGCGCTGGCCCTGGCCAGTGGCGCCGTGGCCGTCGGCCTGGCCGCTCCCGCGGCCGCCGCCGACCGGCCGGTGGTCCTCGACCGGGGCCACATCGACCTGTTCGAGGTCACCTACGACGCGTCCAGTGCCGGCCTGAGACTCCAGGTGAAGGACGACACGCAGCTGCACGACCCGGGGGCGACCTACCGCGACCCCGAGGACGTGACCATCGCGGTCGACGAGGAGCTCGCGGCCCTGACCATCCCCGAGGGCCTGCCCCCGTCCTTCGCCTTCCTCGGCGAGCCCGGGGACGTCGTCTACGACCTGCCGCAGACCCAGGACCCGCAGCTGCCCTGGCCCGGCTGGAGCACCGAGCGGCTCAACGGCACGCTGCCCGCCGGCACCACGCTCGCCTCGGGCGCGCCGGTGCAGCTGGCCGTCGAGGTGGAGGGGCCCGGCGACGTCCACACGTTCATGAACAGCCCGACGGGCGAGGTCATCAACCACTACGTCGACAGCAGCGACGGCGGGCCCGACATCATCCCCGTCAGTGCGAACGCCCACGTGCACACCGAGTGGATCTTCACCGAGCTCGGCGACTACACGCTCGAGGTCACCCCGACCGCGCAGGTGCAGGGCGGCGGCACGATCACGGGTACGCCGGCCAGCTACCACATCCGCGTCGGCGACCCGGCCCCCGCGGACCTCGGCGTCGAGGTCACGGCCAACAAGCCGGACGCGACCTACCTCTACGGCCAGGGCATCACGCTCACCGCGGCCCCGACCGCGGAGACCGACCTCGACCACTACCACTGGTTCATCAAGCGGGCCGGCGGTGCCGACTACGTGATCAGCAGCCTGTCCAGCACGGCCGAGCTCAAGCTGCCGACCTCGCTGGCCTGGGACGGCGCGCAGGTCTACGCCAACCTCTACGACCACGCCCACAACGTGGTGGCGTCCTCCGAGCCGCTGACCCTGCACGTCTCCCAGCTGCCACAGGTCACCACGCTCACCGCGCAGGCCGACAAGGCGTCGTACGCCGTGGGGGAGACGGCGCACTTCACGTCCACGCAGAGCCCGGCGACGGGTGAGGACCACTTCCACTGGTACGTCCGCAAGCCCGGCGAGGAGTTCTCCACCTACATCCCGGACTCCAACCAGGCCACCGCGGACCTGCCGATCACCGCGGACCTGCAGGGCGCCGAGGTCATCGCCCGGCTCTTCGACCACGACCACGCGGTCATCGCCGAGTCCGCCCCCGTCGTCGTGAGCCTCGCCGGTGCCGCCGCCCCCACGCCGCCGCCGGCCGCGGGCAAGGCGGTCAGCCAGGTCGGCGTGAAGGTGAAGCCGAAGCGGATCACGCCCGGCAAGCGCGCCAAGGTCAAGGTCGCGGTCACCGTCCCGTCGGCGCCGGGCACCCCGGTCACCGGCAAGGTCGTGATCCGCGACGGCAAGCGGAAGATCGCCACCGGGAAGGTGAAGGCGAACGGCAAGGTCGTCGTACGGCTGCCCCGGCTCAAGGCCGGCAAGCACACGATCACGGTCGTCTACAAGGGCGACGCCGGCACCGAGGGCTCGGTCGCGACCCAGGTCGTGAAGGTGCGTCGCTGA
- a CDS encoding TIGR03773 family transporter-associated surface protein, whose translation MKALLRVFLPLLLLLVASGLVVAPAEAEADPVTVLSTSDGPVIVFDVATAPDGTPRLALVQDEQAHAPAEVLLALGEALGNGVPLGWSTHRAPDAAPGAALTIDLAVTGPGAVVVQDADPDGRLTLAPDSEGWPLWSFSEPGRYVVDATLAGVTTRYLLDVPAPAEEPVEPPPVEPPPVEPEPVEPEPTDVPPAPPVTLAVQEDDCAVPGLPAGAVRVSAGHFDYGVQVAGGQAVSRVKDDRTSPATWRDPATMLFEVGEPARQQVPDNPALAFLGTAGSTIWTIGQVQADGVPWLGWNTQHESAIANIQGGTTWRLDSVEGPGRLFVYQTGSFGSISPVLGTADGWPRSTVIPANTHAHGNWSFTEPGVYRVRTTHLARLTSGQDVTSTGTLTFRVGPCAQQAPGPADGAGAGDSGSGGKGGGKTKGEKQEKQTAETGADAPAPVPAREPSACVPAPRGQGGASPSGSSGSADPATPTTPQAAQTAVSDGHFDFGSVIEGTALQARVKDDRTQPPSWVEPESLRFVLGKAAEQQVPAGSAYSFLGEPGAPIWLIPQTQVSGVPWLGWNTQHETVRQQVSGSVRYRLDGVSGPGELAVYLTDSFGGVGQKVFGNATGFPRSFDVPLNVHAHGNWVFTAPGTYQVTITQSATLTGGRSVSDQATLTFVVGGSGSGGGGRSVGLTVPLALPVATTRDCVIPATGADDSLTLLLPLGVTLVAAGAAVLGVRRRAIRRLTHV comes from the coding sequence ATGAAGGCACTCCTGCGCGTGTTCCTGCCCCTCCTGCTCCTGCTCGTCGCGAGCGGACTCGTCGTAGCGCCGGCCGAGGCCGAGGCCGATCCGGTGACGGTGCTGAGCACCTCCGACGGGCCCGTCATCGTGTTCGACGTCGCGACCGCACCCGACGGTACGCCGCGGCTGGCGCTGGTCCAGGACGAGCAGGCGCATGCGCCGGCCGAGGTCCTCCTCGCGCTCGGGGAGGCCCTCGGCAACGGGGTGCCGCTCGGATGGAGCACGCACCGGGCGCCCGACGCGGCGCCCGGTGCGGCCCTCACCATCGACCTGGCGGTCACCGGACCCGGCGCGGTGGTCGTCCAGGACGCCGACCCCGACGGGAGACTGACCCTCGCGCCGGACAGCGAGGGCTGGCCGCTGTGGTCGTTCTCCGAGCCCGGCCGGTACGTCGTGGACGCGACCCTCGCCGGCGTGACGACGCGCTACCTGCTCGACGTACCGGCACCTGCGGAGGAGCCCGTCGAGCCCCCGCCCGTCGAGCCCCCGCCCGTCGAGCCGGAGCCGGTCGAGCCGGAGCCCACCGACGTGCCGCCCGCACCTCCGGTGACTCTGGCGGTGCAGGAGGACGACTGCGCGGTCCCGGGCCTGCCCGCGGGCGCGGTGCGGGTCAGCGCGGGCCACTTCGACTACGGCGTCCAGGTCGCCGGCGGCCAGGCCGTCTCCCGGGTCAAGGACGACCGCACCTCGCCCGCGACCTGGCGGGACCCGGCGACGATGCTGTTCGAGGTCGGCGAGCCGGCCCGCCAGCAGGTGCCGGACAATCCCGCCCTCGCGTTCCTGGGGACCGCCGGCAGCACCATCTGGACCATCGGCCAGGTCCAGGCCGACGGCGTGCCGTGGCTCGGCTGGAACACCCAGCACGAGAGCGCGATCGCGAACATCCAGGGCGGTACGACCTGGCGCCTGGACTCCGTCGAGGGTCCCGGCCGGCTGTTCGTCTACCAGACCGGCTCGTTCGGCTCGATCTCGCCGGTGCTGGGCACCGCCGACGGCTGGCCGCGCAGCACCGTCATCCCCGCCAACACCCACGCCCACGGCAACTGGTCCTTCACCGAGCCGGGGGTGTACCGGGTACGGACGACCCACCTGGCCCGGCTGACCTCCGGGCAGGACGTGACCAGCACCGGCACGCTGACCTTCCGGGTCGGGCCCTGCGCACAGCAGGCGCCGGGACCGGCGGACGGCGCCGGCGCCGGCGACAGCGGCAGCGGCGGCAAGGGCGGCGGCAAGACCAAGGGGGAGAAGCAGGAGAAGCAGACCGCGGAGACAGGCGCCGACGCGCCGGCACCTGTTCCCGCCCGCGAGCCCTCGGCCTGCGTCCCGGCTCCCCGCGGCCAGGGCGGCGCGAGCCCGTCCGGCTCCTCCGGCTCGGCCGACCCCGCCACACCGACCACGCCCCAGGCCGCGCAGACCGCGGTCAGCGACGGCCATTTCGACTTCGGCTCGGTCATCGAGGGCACCGCCCTGCAGGCCCGGGTGAAGGACGACCGCACCCAGCCGCCGAGCTGGGTGGAGCCGGAGTCGCTGAGGTTCGTGCTCGGGAAGGCCGCCGAGCAGCAGGTCCCCGCCGGCTCGGCGTACTCCTTCCTCGGTGAGCCGGGCGCCCCGATCTGGCTGATCCCGCAGACCCAGGTCAGCGGCGTGCCCTGGCTGGGCTGGAACACCCAGCACGAGACCGTCCGGCAGCAGGTCAGCGGCTCGGTGCGCTACCGGCTCGACGGCGTCAGCGGGCCCGGCGAGCTGGCGGTCTACCTCACCGACTCCTTCGGTGGGGTCGGGCAGAAGGTGTTCGGCAACGCGACCGGCTTCCCGCGCTCCTTCGACGTCCCGCTCAACGTGCACGCCCACGGCAACTGGGTCTTCACCGCGCCGGGCACCTACCAGGTCACCATCACCCAGTCCGCCACGCTCACCGGCGGGAGATCCGTCTCCGACCAGGCCACGCTGACCTTCGTCGTCGGCGGATCGGGCAGCGGCGGCGGGGGCCGGAGCGTCGGCCTGACCGTCCCCCTCGCCCTGCCGGTGGCGACGACCCGCGACTGCGTCATCCCCGCCACCGGCGCCGACGACAGCCTCACCCTGCTGCTGCCGCTCGGCGTCACGCTGGTGGCGGCCGGCGCGGCCGTGCTCGGCGTACGCCGCCGGGCGATCCGCCGCCTCACCCATGTCTAG
- a CDS encoding anchored repeat ABC transporter, substrate-binding protein, whose protein sequence is MSRACLPRRIAGGAALAVLLTACAAPPTLSEHDGRLQVITTTGLIADLVRNVGGDDVNVVSLVPDGADPHSYEPSLRRARDVVYADVAFSNYLLLEEHSVIKVLDANLPDDAVSISLAEDAVKYAAEIIPLVEKVNLDTIWLGLRVHGRGEQYGATRTSDVLLSATGMTGPGRMVGYLTGSFGDPEVYFDSEDGFEATDGYRDDTAVLPADAHTHMSWSFSEPGVYTVDFAARLQVDSASRSVPIGTTTVTFAVGVPPAEAGEGRPLDRGHADVTVDLDGGDLDIRYDPEGGGEHSQEELDPAAVVVDVPAKALVEIPGDERLGFLGRPGTPVYQLPQAVLGKHVHGEIDPHLWQDVGNVMAYAELIRDTLIDADPEHALAYRKRADAYLAELERLDAYVRDTLAEVPESRRYLVTTHDAFGYLAHAYGLQVAGFVTPNPATEPSLADRRKLVGTIRTLGVPAVFLEPNLRARSSVLTQVAEEEGVEVCAIYGDAFDDRVHSYVQMMRFNAEEIRTCLS, encoded by the coding sequence ATGTCTAGGGCGTGTCTCCCTAGGCGGATCGCGGGCGGCGCGGCGCTGGCGGTGCTCCTGACCGCCTGCGCCGCGCCGCCCACCCTCTCGGAGCACGACGGCCGGCTCCAGGTGATCACCACCACCGGGCTGATCGCCGACCTGGTCCGCAATGTCGGCGGCGACGACGTGAACGTCGTGTCGCTGGTGCCGGACGGCGCGGACCCGCACAGCTACGAGCCGAGCCTGCGCCGCGCGCGCGACGTGGTCTACGCCGACGTCGCCTTCAGCAACTACCTGCTGCTGGAGGAGCACAGCGTGATCAAGGTGCTCGACGCCAACCTGCCCGACGACGCCGTGAGCATCTCGCTCGCCGAGGACGCGGTGAAGTACGCCGCCGAGATCATCCCGCTCGTCGAGAAGGTCAACCTCGACACGATCTGGCTGGGGCTGCGGGTCCACGGCCGCGGCGAGCAGTACGGCGCCACCCGGACCTCCGACGTCCTCCTCTCCGCGACCGGCATGACCGGCCCGGGCCGGATGGTCGGCTACCTGACCGGCTCCTTCGGCGACCCGGAGGTCTACTTCGACAGCGAGGACGGCTTCGAGGCCACCGACGGCTACCGCGACGACACCGCCGTCCTCCCCGCGGACGCGCACACCCACATGTCCTGGTCCTTCTCCGAGCCCGGCGTCTACACGGTCGACTTCGCCGCACGGCTGCAGGTGGACAGCGCGTCGAGGTCGGTGCCGATCGGGACCACGACGGTGACCTTCGCCGTCGGCGTGCCGCCCGCCGAGGCGGGCGAGGGCCGGCCGCTGGACCGCGGCCACGCGGACGTCACCGTCGACCTCGACGGCGGCGACCTCGACATCCGCTACGACCCCGAGGGCGGCGGCGAGCACAGCCAGGAGGAGCTCGACCCGGCGGCGGTCGTGGTCGACGTACCCGCGAAGGCGCTGGTCGAGATCCCCGGCGACGAGCGGCTCGGCTTCCTCGGCCGGCCCGGGACGCCGGTCTACCAGCTGCCGCAGGCCGTGCTCGGCAAGCACGTGCACGGCGAGATCGACCCGCACCTGTGGCAGGACGTCGGCAACGTGATGGCCTACGCCGAGCTGATCCGCGACACCCTGATCGACGCCGACCCCGAGCACGCGCTGGCCTACCGGAAGCGGGCCGACGCCTATCTCGCGGAGCTGGAGCGGCTCGACGCCTACGTCCGCGACACCCTCGCCGAGGTGCCGGAGAGCCGCCGCTACCTGGTGACCACCCACGACGCGTTCGGCTATCTCGCCCACGCCTACGGCCTCCAGGTCGCCGGGTTCGTCACCCCCAACCCGGCCACGGAGCCGTCGCTCGCCGACCGCCGCAAGCTCGTCGGGACCATCCGCACCCTCGGGGTGCCGGCGGTCTTCCTCGAGCCGAACCTGCGGGCCCGGTCGTCGGTGCTCACCCAGGTCGCCGAGGAGGAGGGCGTCGAGGTCTGCGCGATCTACGGCGACGCCTTCGACGACCGGGTGCACAGCTATGTCCAGATGATGCGCTTCAACGCAGAGGAGATCCGCACGTGCTTGTCCTGA
- a CDS encoding choice-of-anchor M domain-containing protein: MLVLKRPVLNRWRAVALAALPLLLVPAAAAAPGDPTPTVPPGDGALQQTIDPDQEVATDDVVLEQGHVDLGPRDVDGEWVLMVHDDTQLAGSVWRPLEHAVIRVRDAGIQQVPDDPAYSFLGVDPGTGVHVVPQTQNPDVVWLGWNTQDPSVLESVDRGVTLTLRGVDGPGHLVVYLQDGGFGEPDVLWDSRDLVARDSTGQRLWVDVNTHTHANWVFSAPGTYLVSIAATATLVDGTEQTTAGTLRLAVGDAADPEQARHAEASAPATPDAGAAEDAGEDPEAAESAEDGTPAWLWAVGAGAVVLAGVLLAVVARGRRTRARALVDEGTEV; this comes from the coding sequence GTGCTTGTCCTGAAGAGGCCCGTCCTGAACCGGTGGCGGGCCGTCGCGCTGGCCGCGCTGCCCCTGCTGCTCGTCCCGGCCGCCGCGGCCGCCCCCGGCGACCCCACCCCGACCGTGCCACCGGGCGACGGCGCCCTGCAGCAGACGATCGACCCCGACCAGGAGGTCGCGACCGACGACGTCGTGCTGGAGCAGGGCCACGTCGACCTCGGCCCACGCGATGTGGACGGCGAGTGGGTGCTGATGGTCCACGACGACACGCAGCTGGCCGGGTCCGTGTGGCGTCCCCTCGAGCACGCGGTGATCCGGGTGCGCGACGCCGGCATCCAGCAGGTGCCTGACGACCCGGCGTACTCCTTCCTGGGCGTCGACCCCGGCACCGGCGTGCACGTCGTGCCACAGACCCAGAACCCCGACGTGGTCTGGCTCGGCTGGAACACCCAGGACCCGTCGGTGCTGGAGAGCGTGGACCGCGGCGTCACCCTGACCCTGCGCGGCGTGGACGGTCCCGGCCACCTCGTCGTCTACCTCCAGGACGGCGGCTTCGGCGAGCCCGACGTGCTCTGGGACTCAAGAGATCTTGTGGCGCGCGACAGCACGGGCCAGCGGCTGTGGGTCGACGTCAACACCCACACCCACGCCAACTGGGTGTTCAGTGCGCCCGGCACCTACCTCGTGTCGATCGCCGCCACCGCGACCCTCGTCGACGGCACCGAGCAGACCACCGCCGGCACCCTCCGGCTGGCCGTCGGCGACGCCGCCGACCCGGAGCAGGCCCGCCACGCCGAGGCGAGCGCCCCGGCCACGCCGGACGCGGGCGCCGCGGAGGACGCCGGGGAGGACCCCGAGGCGGCCGAGTCCGCCGAGGACGGTACGCCGGCCTGGCTGTGGGCCGTCGGGGCGGGCGCGGTCGTCCTGGCCGGCGTGCTGCTGGCCGTGGTCGCGCGCGGTCGTCGTACCCGGGCCCGGGCGCTGGTGGACGAGGGGACCGAGGTATGA